One window of Phalacrocorax carbo chromosome 1, bPhaCar2.1, whole genome shotgun sequence genomic DNA carries:
- the FRS2 gene encoding fibroblast growth factor receptor substrate 2: MGSCCSCPDKETVPDNHRNKFKVINVDDDGNELGSGIMELTDTELILYTRKRDSVKWHYLCLRRYGYDSNLFSFESGRRCQTGQGIFAFKCARAEELFNMLQEIMQNNSINVVEEPVVERNNHQTELEAPRTPRTPTTPGFNAQSLPNGYPRYPSFGDASSHPSSRHPSVGSARLPSVGEESTHPLLVAEEQVHTYVNTTGVQEERKNRSSVHVPLESKLSNTETTKVKEDPMCTDDRDAQVLLEPEGVKFVLGPTPVQRQLMEREKLEQLGRDQVSGSSTNNTEWDTGYDSDERRETPSGNKLVYENINRLSIPSASGVRRGRLTSSSTSDTQNINNSAQRRTALLNYENLPSLPPVWEARKLSRDEDDSLGPKTPSLNGYHNNLDPMHNYVNTENVTVPASAHKVEFTRRRDCTPTVFNFDIRRPSLEHRQLNYIQVDLEGGSDSDNPQTPKTPTTPLPQTPTRRTELYAVIDIERTAAMSSLQKALPRDDGTSRKTRHNSTDLPM; this comes from the exons ATGGGTAGCTGTTGTAGCTGTCCAGATAAAGAAACTGTCCCAGATAACCATCGAAACAAGTTTAAG GTTATTAATGTGGATGATGATGGTAATGAACTGGGTTCTGGCATAATGGAACTTACAGATACAGAACTAATTTTGTACACCCGTAAAAGGGACTCTGTAAAATGGCACTACCTCTGTCTCCGTCGCTATGGCTATGACTcaaatcttttctcttttgaaagtGGCCGAAGGTGTCAAACTGGACAAG GAATCTTTGCCTTTAAATGTGCCCGTGCAGAAGAGCTATTTAACATGTTGCAAGAGATAATGCAGAATAATAGCATAAATGTAGTAGAAGAACCAGTAGTAGAAAGGAATAATCATCAAACTGAGTTGGAAGCTCCAAGAACCCCTCGAACGCCTACCA CTCCTGGGTTCAATGCACAAAGTTTACCTAACGGCTATCCCAGATATCCATCTTTTGGAGATGCTTCATCACATCCTTCCAGCAGACATCCTTCTGTCGGAAGTGCACGCCTCCCCTCTGTTGGTGAAGAATCAACACATCCTTTACTTGTAGCAGAGGAGCAA GTTCACACTTATGTCAACACTACTGGGGtacaagaggaaagaaaaaatcgATCAAGTGTGCATGTGCCACTGGAATCAAAGCtttcaaacactgaaacaacTAAAGTGAAAGAAGATCCAATGTGTACTGATGACAGAGATGCTCAGGTTCTCCTGGAGCCTGAAGGAGTCAAGTTTGTTTTAGGACCAACACCTGTTCAAAGGCAGTTAATGGAAAGAGAGAAACTGGAGCAACTTGGGAGAGACCAAGTTAGTGGCAGCAGCACAAACAACACTGAATGGGACACTGGGTACGACAGTGATGAACGTAGAGAAACACCGTCTGGTAATAAATTGgtgtatgaaaatataaataggtTATCAATCCCTAGTGCCTCAGGGGTCAGGAGAGGTCGTTTGACATCCAGCAGTACCTCAGACACCCAGAACATTAACAACTCTGCTCAGAGGAGAACTGCGCTGTTGAACTATGAGAACTTGCCATCCTTGCCTCCTGTTTGGGAAGCCCGCAAGCTGAGTAGAGACGAAGATGACAGTTTAGGACCAAAGACCCCATCACTGAATGGCTACCACAATAACCTAGATCCAATGCATAATTATGTCAATACAGAGAATGTAACAGTGCCAGCAAGTGCTCATAAAGTAGAATTTACACGACGTCGGGACTGTACCCCAACAGTCTTTAACTTTGACATTAGGCGTCCAAGTTTAGAACACAGGCAGCTCAACTATATACAGGTTGACTTGGAAGGTGGTAGTGACTCCGACAACCCTCAGACTCCAAAAACCCCCACCACTCCACTTCCGCAAACTCCAACCAGGCGCACAGAGCTGTATGCTGTGATAGACATTGAAAGAACTGCTGCTATGTCAAGCTTGCAAAAAGCACTGCCCCGAGATGATGGTACTTCTAGAAAAACTAGACATAACAGTACTGACCTGCCTATGTGA